Proteins encoded by one window of Anguilla rostrata isolate EN2019 chromosome 9, ASM1855537v3, whole genome shotgun sequence:
- the LOC135263513 gene encoding gamma-aminobutyric acid receptor-associated protein translates to MKFLYKEEHPFEKRRSEGEKIRKKYPDRVPVIVEKAPKARIGDLDKKKYLVPSDLTVGQFYFLIRKRIHLRAEDALFFFVNNVIPPTSATMGLLYQEHHEEDFFLYIAYSDESVYGGGIREM, encoded by the exons atgaagtttCTGTACAAAGAAGAACATCCCTTTGAGAAGAGACGGtcagagggagaaaaaataagaaagaagtaCCCAGACAGGGTGCCA GTGATTGTGGAAAAAGCTCCTAAAGCCAGAATAGGAGATCTGGACAAGAAAAAGTACCTGGTCCCCTCTGACCTTACAG TGGGCCAGTTCTACTTCCTCATCCGGAAACGAATTCACCTGCGTGCTGAGGATGCTCTCTTCTTCTTTGTGAACAATGTCATTCCCCCCACATCAGCCACCATGGGGCTACTCTACCAG GAACACCACGAGGAAGACTTTTTCCTCTACATTGCGTACAGTGATGAAAGTGTCTATGGAGGGGGCATAAGGGAAATGTGA